A region from the Aphis gossypii isolate Hap1 chromosome 1, ASM2018417v2, whole genome shotgun sequence genome encodes:
- the LOC126549636 gene encoding alpha-taxilin-like isoform X2 produces METTSTVSEEPSVDKTTQQNNQKDTSCVSSTVTESLPKQADVADSTSVATQASELDIADSNHPSNEKNRKKKDRHLAQALKTVLNSMNSLNTPEEKLAALCIKYADLMEENTKLKTAYKQTEKRVSQALTERDIVRGEMNKAVMTRSRLESLCRELQKQNKAIREESLKRVKEAEDKRMEMTNKFQNTLSEIASVMQQNSEKNNKLRDDNMDMSSRLKNVCEQYELREQQVVKLAKQIELETQLCDAKLAKANMEISVERETILNEKTHLLKEIRLYQTRIEEMQNTEIDLRNQISLYNEKYEEFQNALARSNKVFAGFKGDMELMSKKIVKQEKESASWKMRYERCQQLLDEMTTERTRMISDLSVATRQLSTLQKLCRTLHSERQALLSKLEHGKKIPDLPSDVTSGEIVERMTEAGMCAMAEWFTRSENTKSKPDQIKEILQSKAMLQSIIETSLFSKDSAEQPPLTNGEEMSPESPSSSQSPTSDEPAYDTGVSSSSSVNGDKVECVVENNVENKSVDDQESKKTDIKKGKETQSKRKAKKT; encoded by the exons atgGAGACTACATCTACCGTGTCAGAAGAACCTTCTGTTGATAAGACTACTCag caaaataatcaaaaagatACATCGTGTGTATCTAGTACAGTTACAGAATCTTTGCCCAAACAAGCAGATGTTGCTGATAGCACATCTGTAGCCACTCAAGCTTCAGAGTTAGATATAGCAGATTCAAATCATCCGTCTAATGAAAAGAaccgtaaaaaaaaagatcgtCATTTAGCTCAAGCATTGAAAACTGTTTTGAATAGTATGAATTCTTTAAATACACCAGAAGAAAAATTAGCAGcattatgtattaagtatgCAGATCTTATGGAAGAAAACACTAagctaaaa ACTGCTTATAAACAAACTGAAAAAAGGGTATCTCAAGCATTAACAGAACGTGATATAGTCAGAGGTGAAATGAATAAAGCAGTTATGACAAGAAGTCGATTGGAGAGTTTGTGTAGGGAATTgcagaaacaaaataaagcaATAAga gaagAGAGTCTGAAACGTGTTAAAGAAGCTGAAGATAAACGCATGGAAAtgacaaataaatttcaaaacacattAAGTGAAATAGCTTCAGTAATGCAACAAAATAGTGAGAAAAACAACAAGCTTCGAGATGATAATATGGATATGTCTTCTAGGCTTAAGAATGTGTGTGAACAATATGAGCTTAGAGAACAG CAAGTAGTTAAGTTAGCTAAACAAATTGAGCTTGAGACTCAATTATGTGATGCTAAGCTGGCCAAAGCAAATATGGAAATCAGTGTAGAACgagaaactattttaaatgagAAGACTCATTTATTAAAG gAAATACGACTCTATCAAACCAGAATTGAGGAAATGCAAAATACTGAAATAGACTTGCGAAACCAAATTTCCctgtataatgaaaaatacgaaGAATTTCAAAATGCTCTAGCACGAAGCAATAAAGTTTTTGCTGGATTTAAAGGAGACATGGAATTA atgtcaaaaaaaatagttaaacaaGAAAAAGAGTCTGCTAGTTGGAAAATGCGTTATGAGCGCTGTCAGCAACTTTTAGATGAAATGACCACTGAACGTACTAGAATGATAAGTGATTTATCTGTAGCAACTCGACAATTGAGTACCTTACAAAAATTATGTCGAACTCTTCACTCTGAACGACAGGCACTTTTATCTAAGTTGGAACATGGTAAAAAAATTCCCGATTTGCCATCAGATGTTACATCTGGGGAAATAGTTGAACGCATGACGGAGGCCGGCATGTGTGCAATGGCGGAATGGTTTACACGCtcagaaaatacaaaatctaaAC CGGATCAAATAAAAGAGATACTACAGTCAAAAGCAATGCTACAGTCAATTATTGAAACTTCTCTATTTTCCAAGGACTCAGCTGAGCAGCCACCTCTTACAAATGGAGAAGAAATGTCGCCAGAATCACCTTCATCATCTCAATCACCTACGTCAGATGAACCTGCCTATGATACCGGTGTAAGCAGTAGTTCTTCAGTTAATGGAGATAAAGTAGAATGTGtcgttgaaaataatgttgaaaataagTCAGTTGATGATCAAGAGTCCAAAAAGACTGACATTAAAAAGGGcaag GAAACTCAATCGAAACGGAAGGCTAAGAAAACGTAG
- the LOC126549636 gene encoding alpha-taxilin-like isoform X1: METTSTVSEEPSVDKTTQQNNQKDTSCVSSTVTESLPKQADVADSTSVATQASELDIADSNHPSNEKNRKKKDRHLAQALKTVLNSMNSLNTPEEKLAALCIKYADLMEENTKLKTAYKQTEKRVSQALTERDIVRGEMNKAVMTRSRLESLCRELQKQNKAIREESLKRVKEAEDKRMEMTNKFQNTLSEIASVMQQNSEKNNKLRDDNMDMSSRLKNVCEQYELREQVNGAQVVKLAKQIELETQLCDAKLAKANMEISVERETILNEKTHLLKEIRLYQTRIEEMQNTEIDLRNQISLYNEKYEEFQNALARSNKVFAGFKGDMELMSKKIVKQEKESASWKMRYERCQQLLDEMTTERTRMISDLSVATRQLSTLQKLCRTLHSERQALLSKLEHGKKIPDLPSDVTSGEIVERMTEAGMCAMAEWFTRSENTKSKPDQIKEILQSKAMLQSIIETSLFSKDSAEQPPLTNGEEMSPESPSSSQSPTSDEPAYDTGVSSSSSVNGDKVECVVENNVENKSVDDQESKKTDIKKGKETQSKRKAKKT; the protein is encoded by the exons atgGAGACTACATCTACCGTGTCAGAAGAACCTTCTGTTGATAAGACTACTCag caaaataatcaaaaagatACATCGTGTGTATCTAGTACAGTTACAGAATCTTTGCCCAAACAAGCAGATGTTGCTGATAGCACATCTGTAGCCACTCAAGCTTCAGAGTTAGATATAGCAGATTCAAATCATCCGTCTAATGAAAAGAaccgtaaaaaaaaagatcgtCATTTAGCTCAAGCATTGAAAACTGTTTTGAATAGTATGAATTCTTTAAATACACCAGAAGAAAAATTAGCAGcattatgtattaagtatgCAGATCTTATGGAAGAAAACACTAagctaaaa ACTGCTTATAAACAAACTGAAAAAAGGGTATCTCAAGCATTAACAGAACGTGATATAGTCAGAGGTGAAATGAATAAAGCAGTTATGACAAGAAGTCGATTGGAGAGTTTGTGTAGGGAATTgcagaaacaaaataaagcaATAAga gaagAGAGTCTGAAACGTGTTAAAGAAGCTGAAGATAAACGCATGGAAAtgacaaataaatttcaaaacacattAAGTGAAATAGCTTCAGTAATGCAACAAAATAGTGAGAAAAACAACAAGCTTCGAGATGATAATATGGATATGTCTTCTAGGCTTAAGAATGTGTGTGAACAATATGAGCTTAGAGAACAGGTAAATGGCGCT CAAGTAGTTAAGTTAGCTAAACAAATTGAGCTTGAGACTCAATTATGTGATGCTAAGCTGGCCAAAGCAAATATGGAAATCAGTGTAGAACgagaaactattttaaatgagAAGACTCATTTATTAAAG gAAATACGACTCTATCAAACCAGAATTGAGGAAATGCAAAATACTGAAATAGACTTGCGAAACCAAATTTCCctgtataatgaaaaatacgaaGAATTTCAAAATGCTCTAGCACGAAGCAATAAAGTTTTTGCTGGATTTAAAGGAGACATGGAATTA atgtcaaaaaaaatagttaaacaaGAAAAAGAGTCTGCTAGTTGGAAAATGCGTTATGAGCGCTGTCAGCAACTTTTAGATGAAATGACCACTGAACGTACTAGAATGATAAGTGATTTATCTGTAGCAACTCGACAATTGAGTACCTTACAAAAATTATGTCGAACTCTTCACTCTGAACGACAGGCACTTTTATCTAAGTTGGAACATGGTAAAAAAATTCCCGATTTGCCATCAGATGTTACATCTGGGGAAATAGTTGAACGCATGACGGAGGCCGGCATGTGTGCAATGGCGGAATGGTTTACACGCtcagaaaatacaaaatctaaAC CGGATCAAATAAAAGAGATACTACAGTCAAAAGCAATGCTACAGTCAATTATTGAAACTTCTCTATTTTCCAAGGACTCAGCTGAGCAGCCACCTCTTACAAATGGAGAAGAAATGTCGCCAGAATCACCTTCATCATCTCAATCACCTACGTCAGATGAACCTGCCTATGATACCGGTGTAAGCAGTAGTTCTTCAGTTAATGGAGATAAAGTAGAATGTGtcgttgaaaataatgttgaaaataagTCAGTTGATGATCAAGAGTCCAAAAAGACTGACATTAAAAAGGGcaag GAAACTCAATCGAAACGGAAGGCTAAGAAAACGTAG
- the LOC114129632 gene encoding vang-like protein 2: protein MDTESIRSMSEYSSKSKYKSHTLKSSGNHRSNSYKNNTRTARKYSDSLNNPYETTMAPYQTTVMLDDTRDGQDVVEVQILPQDENWGENTTAITGNTSVQSGSMEEMGALWPDTEQKSAFPILCHRYIATTLTGLLSLVAFLSPLAMLVLPKLGVFSPAATNLSPQQRETLLNCGAECKGVLVSLAFKMFLLAVASWAIFLRPVKATMPRIHVFRAIVLALVSICCGIFWLFYVVQVTEGVRATATGEDLLEYRALVSYSSSLCDCLLCIHYVAIVLMEIRHLQPVFYIKVVRSPDGESRSYPIGQLSIQRAAVWVLERYYTEFSIYNPYLERLPVSKSKKNASSFKFYDIEGIGSNTLQMSQSRGTMNGHARRRDSSHNERFYEEHDYERRVKKRRARLLTAAEEAFTHVKRSHHDPGGGSAMDPYEAAQAVFPTIARSLQKYLRVTRQQPRHTVESILSHLALCLTHDASPKAFLEPYLSASPVLQNEKEQKSLQSWSLICNELLTRALKDGTVFQLRQNDLSLLCTVHKLPHFSIIEEVINPKSNRFVLKLNSETSV from the exons ATGGACACCGAGTCTATAAGGTCCATGAGTGAGTACAGTTCCAAATCCAAATACAAGAGTCACACACTAAAATCTAGTGGTAATCACAGATCTAACAGTTATAA AAACAATACTCGAACTGCTCGCAAATATTCtgatagtttaaataatccaTACGAAACAACTATGGCACCATATCAAACTACTGTGATGTTAGATGATACAAGAGATGGACAAGATGTTGTTGAAGTACAAATATTACCTCAA gatGAAAATTGGGGTGAAAACACTACAGCAATTACTGGTAATACTTCAGTACAGTCTGGATCGATGGAAGAAATGGGTGCTCTATGGCCTGATACCGAGCAAAAAAGTGCTTTTCCAATATTGTGCCATCGTTATATAGCTACTACCTTGACTGGGCTTTTGTCTCTAGTCGCTTTTCTTAGCCCGTTAGCTATGCTAGTTTTACCAAAATTAG gTGTTTTTAGTCCTGCAGCTACAAATCTTAGCCCTCAACAAAGAGAAACCCTATTAAATTGTGGTGCAGAATGTAAAGGAGTATTAGTTTCATTAgcattcaaaatgtttttattggcTGTGGCGTCATGGGCAATTTTCCTACGTCCAGTGAAAGCAACCATGCCCCGTATTCATGTTTTTAGAGCAATTGTCTTAGCATTAGTATCAATTTGCTGTGGTATTTTTTGGCTTTTTTATGTAGTTCAAGTCACGGAGG gagTACGAGCGACAGCTACAGGTGAAGATCTACTTGAATATCGTGCCTTGGTGTCTTATTCTTCTTCGCTATGTGATTGTCTACTTTGTATTCATTATGTTGCCATAGTGTTAATGGAAATAAGACATCTTCAGCCAGTTTTCTATATcaag gttGTTAGGAGTCCTGATGGTGAAAGTCGATCATATCCTATTGGTCAATTAAGCATTCAACGTGCTGCTGTTTGGGTTCTTGAACGATATTATACTGAATTTTCGATATACAATCCATACTTAGAACGTTTACCCGTCtccaaatctaaaaaaaatgcttctagctttaaattttatgatattgagGGTATTGGAAGTAACACGCTCCAAATGAGTCAATCAAGAGGTACAATGAATGGTCATGCTAGACGTCGAGATTCAAGTCATAACGAACGGTTCTATGAAGAACATGACTATGAACGAAGAGTTAAGAAGCGAAGAGCTAGGCTCTTAACAGCTGCTGAAGAAGCATTCACCCATGTCAAACGATCACATCATGATCctg GTGGCGGTTCTGCCATGGATCCTTATGAAGCTGCTCAAGCTGTTTTCCCAACTATTGCACGATCTCTTCAAAAGTATTTAAGAGTAACTAGACAACAGCCAAGGCATACTGTAGAGTCAATTTTGTCTCACCTTGCCTTATGTTTAACTCATGATGCTTCACCAAAAGCATTCTTGGAACCTTACTTGAGTGCATCTCCTGTATTACAA aatgaaaaagaacaaaaatcaCTTCAATCTTGGTcattaatttgtaatgaatTATTGACTCGAGCACTCAAAGACGGAACTGTGTTTCAACTACGACAAAATGATCTTTCACTTTTGTGTACAGTACATAAACTTCCCCATTTCAGTATTATAGAGGAAGTTATTAATCCAAAATCAAATAGATTTGTTCTTAAGCTGAACTCTGAAACTTCTgtctaa